In Theileria annulata chromosome 3, complete sequence, *** SEQUENCING IN PROGRESS ***, the sequence TTGATGACCATTAGAAGATCAAAGGCGTGCCAAAAAATACCAGAACCTTGGCCTAAGCTATCGGAGGCCCATTTACACATTGGAGACCTAATATCGCCCCAAGTTGAAAAAGATCTTCTTAGTGCGGCAACTATGACAGGTGGAAATATGGTGGCAATTAGAAGTACCATttcaatcttatcaatGAGATAGAATGGTACAATCATACCAGGCGCAATACCAGGATAAATTGAATAGACAAGTCCCATGCCGACAACTATCATTAGAAATGGTGAGGTGGCTTCTGGGTTTAAACTGCCTGAGAATCCAAATGCATGGACGTGTTTCAGATCACCAgtagaaatattatttccaGCAAAGTGGCCGTATCCTATGCTCCATACCATGGCCGCCACAAAGGAGATTATTATTGCAACCACAATATCAATCCCTACAAGTAGGAAATCACTGTTCCACTTCCTCCTGTTACCAAATATCAGAGTACTTACGTAGTGTATGAATGAGGTCAGCGCTGGAAATGAGTTCTCACCAACAATATATACAGGTATATAGTAGAAGTCAACAGAATACAACAGCACCATGTTGATACCAAACACAAATCCTGATATTGCAATAACAAAGTAGAATGTAGTTAGATGACCATAATCTCCACCCATCAGGTAAACAACCAGTAATATTACATAGGTTAGAAAGTTTAACCACTGAGAGATAATTGAAGGAACAATGATCCATTTGAACTTAGAGGTTCTGTCTTCGGGTTTGGGAGGGTTGAAGTCTCCGCCGGTGCCTACGtagataatttttttgtaataGACATCCCATATGTTACCCAATGCCATGCTGGGTAGACACCAAAGTTCCAATGAACTAGCCATTCTTCTAACAAACACACTGAATAGATTCTCAGGTAACTGGAATCTAATGAGTGCATATGGAGCAGAACTATATGAAAGTCTAATGTTAAGCATCATAGCAAGTCCAGCAAGTACATACGCAGCAATAAGTAATGGACAGTCACCCTTATTTTCACCATCTCCCTGCTGACCACTACAGTGTGTACACTGTTTTGGCATCTAATGCTGTTTCAGTTGCTGAGTGTTAATGGTATATTGATTATATCTACTAGCTTATGTGTCTTGTTCCTTATATTGTCTAAAACGCCCTAGTgttattactatattacagaaatattacttaaaatcacagtatccatcagaacaaacattaaCGTTATCATAATAAAAACCATGAAGGAAAACCAACCAACGAATTAGATACTCGacaaataataagaaaCAAATAAAAAGTTCCACGGGGTCATTCCTTCTGTAGGCCAATGTTGGGGATCGT encodes:
- a CDS encoding Tpr-related protein family member, putative (note;~Tap-24g11.q1c.C.cand.95 - score = 14.17;~10 probable transmembrane helices predicted for TA04235 by TMHMM2.0 at aa 21-43, 115-137, 149-171, 176-198, 211-233, 265-287, 300-322, 345-367, 388-410 and 420-442), giving the protein MPKQCTHCSGQQGDGENKGDCPLLIAAYVLAGLAMMLNIRLSYSSAPYALIRFQLPENLFSVFVRRMASSLELWCLPSMALGNIWDVYYKKIIYVGTGGDFNPPKPEDRTSKFKWIIVPSIISQWLNFLTYVILLVVYLMGGDYGHLTTFYFVIAISGFVFGINMVLLYSVDFYYIPVYIVGENSFPALTSFIHYVSTLIFGNRRKWNSDFLLVGIDIVVAIIISFVAAMVWSIGYGHFAGNNISTGDLKHVHAFGFSGSLNPEATSPFLMIVVGMGLVYSIYPGIAPGMIVPFYLIDKIEMVLLIATIFPPVIVAALRRSFSTWGDIRSPMCKWASDSLGQGSGIFWHAFDLLMVIKIFLAAIFIYCLHYRESAISHSIINQPKMSTFLSIIFYMCHECLLALGFPGMVGANLGGDLVLIPQYIGALFMIFLAFYSEGYLIEYKIHYLHH